A genomic stretch from Corvus cornix cornix isolate S_Up_H32 chromosome 9, ASM73873v5, whole genome shotgun sequence includes:
- the GPR171 gene encoding probable G-protein coupled receptor 171 produces MSSNISECHLYEEMEPFTYFYYLIFLMGIIGSCFALWAFTQKDKKQKCMSIYLINLLTADFLLTLTLPVKITVDLGIASWNLRIFHCQVTACFIYLNMYLSIIFLGFVSMDRCLQLMHSSKIYRIQEPGFAKTLSAVVWIMVLLVTVPNMAIPIKHIEERPGIGCIDFKTKFGRDWHVFTNFICTAIFLNFSAVILISNFLIVRQLYRHKYSESYSRVKKALTHILLVTAGYLLCFVPYHAVRIPYTLSQSNTITSCPLKRALFKAKESTLLFAVSNLCFDPILYYHLSKSFRLKFTETFAAPKETKALTDAEVQHSSEQQMCSPDCKAHEPTCSTNSCWVTADVGTTADNAPEES; encoded by the coding sequence ATGTCAAGCAACATTTCTGAATGTCATCTCTATGAAGAAATGGAACCTTTTACCTATTTTTACTACTTGATTTTTCTTATGGGAATTATTGGAAGCTGTTTTGCACTGTGGGCATTCACGCAGAAAGATAAGAAACAGAAGTGTATGAGCATCTACTTAATCAATCTCCTCACTGCAGATTTCTTGTTGACTTTGACATTGCCCGTGAAGATTACTGTGGACCTAGGAATTGCATCCTGGAATCTGAGAATATTCCACTGCCAAGTCACGGCCTGCTTCATCTACCTGAACATGTATTTATCAATCATATTTTTGGGATTTGTGAGCATGGATCGCTGCCTCCAGCTGATGCACAGCTCTAAGATCTACCGCATTCAGGAGCCTGGGTTTGCCAAGACGTTGTCTGCAGTCGTATGGATCATGGTTCTCCTCGTAACTGTACCTAACATGGCTATTCCCATAAAACACATTGAAGAAAGACCTGGCATAGGCTGCAttgatttcaaaacaaaatttgggAGAGACTGGCATGTGTTCACTAATTTCATCTGCACAGCAATATTCCTGAATTTCTCAGCTGTGATACTGATTTCCAATTTTCTCATTGTTAGACAGCTCTACCGCCACAAGTACAGTGAGAGTTACAGCAGAGTGAAGAAGGCGCTGACCCACATCCTGCTGGTGACGGCCGGGTACCTGCTCTGCTTCGTGCCCTACCACGCCGTGCGCATCCCCTACACGCTGAGCCAGAGCAACACCATAACCAGCTGCCCCCTCAAACGGGCTCTCTTCAAAGCCAAGGAGTCTACCTTGCTGTTTGCAGTCTCAAACCTCTGCTTTGACCCCATTCTCTATTACCACCTTTCCAAATCGTTCAGACTGAAATTCACGGAGACGTTTGCAGCCCCCAAGGAGACAAAGGCCCTCACGGACGCGgaggtgcagcacagcagcGAACAGCAGATGTGCAGCCCTGACTGCAAAGCACACGAGCCCACCTGCAGCACCAACAGCTGCTGGGTGACTGCAGACGTGGGCACCACAGCCGACAACGCTCCTGAGGAGTCGTGA
- the P2RY14 gene encoding P2Y purinoceptor 14: protein MFNSSTNSSGHNCSHSTVITTTVIPLLYCFIFLAGLSLNAVAAWVFLYVSSTKSFIVYLKNIAVADLLMSLTFPFKILADSEIAPPELNLFVCRYSAVVFYMNMYIGITFFGLIGFDRYYKIVKPLFTSFVHTVNYSKVVSIIIWLLLMIMSFPNMILTNEITKDNYSRKCIGLKSELGRQWHKATTYICTGIFWVVFFLLIVFYTSISKKIYSSYKKFRRNSEVAKRKTSRNIFTIMFVFVVCFAPYHLCRTPYTLSQTSSQFTCQSQKLLYYAKEFTLVLSAANVCLDPIIYFFLCLPFREKLYQKLHLKLKASSEVEISKSRRSNTLRESINIV, encoded by the coding sequence ATGTTCAACTCCAGCACCAACTCCTCGGGACAcaactgcagccacagcacGGTGATAACTACAACAGTCATTCCACTGCTCTACTGCTTCATCTTCCTCGCAGGGCTCTCGCTCAATGCCGTGGCAGCCTGGGTCTTCCTTTACGTTTCCAGCACAAAGAGTTTTATTGTCTACCTCAAAAACATCGCTGTGGCCGATCTCCTCATGAGCCtgacatttcctttcaaaatccTTGCCGATTCAGAAATTGCTCCTCCAGAGCTCAACCTGTTCGTGTGCAGATACTCCGCGGTTGTGTTCTACATGAACATGTACATTGGGATCACCTTTTTTGGCCTCATAGGGTTTGACAGATACTACAAAATCGTAAAGCCTTTGTTCACCTCTTTTGTTCACACAGTTAACTACAGCAAGGTGGTCTCTATAATCATATGGCTATTATTAATGATTATGTCATTTCCAAATATGATTTTAACTAATGAAATCACTAAAGACAATTACTCCAGAAAATGTATAGGTCTTAAAAGTGAGCTTGGCAGACAGTGGCACAAAGCAACAACTTATATTTGCACAGGGAttttctgggttgttttttttctgctaatcGTATTTTACACTTCTATATCCAAAAAAATATACAGTTCTTACAAAAAATTCCGGAGGAACTCAGAGGTGGCCAAGAGAAAAACCAGCCGGAACATATTCACCATCATGTTTGTGTTTGTCGTTTGCTTTGCGCCTTACCACCTCTGCAGGACCCCATACACCCTGAGCCAGACCAGCTCCCAGTTCACCTGCCAGTCCCAAAAATTGCTGTACTACGCCAAGGAGTTCACTCTGGTGCTGTCTGCTGCAAATGTCTGCCTCGACcccattatttattttttcctctgcctccccttTAGAGAAAAGCTGTATCAAAAACTGCATCTCAAACTTAAAGCTTCGAGTGAGGTTGAAATTTCCAAATCCAGAAGATCAAATACACTTCGGGAAAGTATAAACATCGTGTAG